In the Caldanaerovirga acetigignens genome, ATTTCATCTTCTATTACATCCTTAACTTTTGATCTGAGCAGGTATACGAGCAATATGCCTGCCAGGGGAAATACCGCTGCATAGGAAGCCTGATCGCTTGCTACTAAGAAGCCTGTAGCTGCACCGACGGTGGCACTTATCAAGGCAACCAATATAGAAAATCGCCTTCTGTCCATAGCGATCCTCCAATCTTTCTTTTTTTATATTGTAACATGATATAGACAAAAAGTAAAGATTAATTTACATATTGTGAACATAAAATTACCCAAAGTTTTTGAATAAAAATATATCTTGGGAAATATCTTGATGCTGGATGGAAGTAATATATAATAGTTCTATAGTTCTATAAAAAAACAGTAAAAATAAGTGCCAGATTTTTAAATTTCAAGGAGGCGATGCAATGCGTTTTTGCAGGTTTTCGTACCGGGGAAAAATAAGTTGGGGCGTGCTGGAAAACGAAAAGGTCCAACCCCTGGCCGGGCCGCCGTATTACGGAATTGTCAAAGAGGGAGAGCCGCTTTTGCTGGCGGACGTAGAGCTTATCGCTCCAGTCGAACCTTCAAAAATTATTTGCCTGGGGTTAAACTATGCAGACCATGCGAGGGAAATGGGAGCGGCCCTGCCTGAAGAACCTGTGCTTTTTATGAAGCCTCCTTCCAGCATAATAGGGCCGCGGGAGGCGATAGTAGTACCAAACGTATCCCAAAGGGTGGATTACGAAGCAGAACTTGCGGTAGTAATGGGTAAAAAGGCGTACAAAATTTCCAGTGAAAAGGCCTTGGAGTTTGTTTTCGGATACACGTGTGCTAACGACGTGACGGCCCGGGACCTTCAGCAAAAGGACGGGCAGTGGACCAGGAGCAAGTCATTTGATACTTTTTGTCCAATGGGCCCCTGGATTGAGACCGAGATTAACCCTCACGGGTTGAATATTAAACTAAGGCAAAATGGCGTGATAAGGCAGCAGTCTAATACGGAAAATTTGATATTCAAAGTTCCTGAAATCATATCTTATATATCTTACATAATGACGCTGCTGCCGGGGGACGTCATACTTACCGGCACGCCCGCAGGTGTTGGCCCGGTTAAGTCAGGAGATTTCTTAGAGGTTGAAATCGAAGGAATAGGAACTCTGGAAAATACCGTAAAATAATAGAGCCGCCATTTAAATGGCGGCCTTAATTTGGCCTTTTCCGAGCTTCTTCTACCGCTTTTATGAAGAGTTTCAGGCTGGAGGGCGGAATATTTTTCGCCTTGGCCTCTTTTACGACGTCGCCGTACTCGTACATAAACTCGCTGCCTTCTACTGCAGAGCAATCCGGCTTTGTTCCCATGGCTTCTTCCAGAAACCAGCTCAAAGGTTTTTCGGTGTAAGCAGCCAGGATTTTTAGGGCCTTTTTAGAAGGCTCCCTTTTCCCGGTGGCGTATTTCTGCAAAGTTGTGTGGTGTATTTTATAACCGGTTTTTTCGTAAATCCGGTTTGCGAGTTCGGTATAGGAAAGGTCTCCTTTTATTGATTCTATTATTTTACCGATGCTGTTTATCATATATCCCTCCGATCCGACAAAATTAGCGCAAAAAGACACGTTGACTCCTTGAGACATATTGTCTATAATATTAACGTTGTGTGGCTTATAAGGGCTACTTAATTATGTTACAAATTAATACTGGACATGTCAAGTTTGCGCTTTTACTGGAGTTGATTCGATGGTTGGCATAGTGATGATCTCACATTGCAATGTGGCTGCAGAACTTTATAGGGTGCTGGAGTTCATCATTGGGGCCCAGCAATATGTTGAACCGGTGGGCTTTCATCCGGGAGAAAACAAAGAAAATTTCAAACTGCGGGTGAAAGATGCGGTTTTGAAGGTGTACCGGGAAGATGGAGTGCTTATACTCGTTGACAAATTCGGAGAAATCCCGTGCAATACCTGCATAGAACTTATCGGTTCTGAGTTAAAACATTTAAACGTTGATTTTATAACGGGATTGAGCCTGCCCATGGTGCTTTTAGCTTGCAAAGCAAGAGTATACAAGAATTTAAACGAACTGGTATGCGAAGTAAAAAAGTCGGTTACGGGCAGTACAATTGTGTATTCGGAGATGGTGGCAAATCCATGATTAATGGGAGACCGGCCGTTAAAGGGCGGTTTTTTTATTTTGCAATAAATATGCTGTAATTGATAAAATTAAAATGGTGATGAAAATGATAATATCGGCCAGCAGGAGGACGGACATTCCGGCTTTTTATGCCCAGTGGTTTATGGACAAGGTCAAAAAAGGCAGGGTTGTGGTTTATAACCCTTTCAACGGACAAAAAAGGGAGATATCGTTAAAAACAGAAAATGTGGATGCGATAGTATTCTGGAGTAAGAATTTCGGCCCGCTGATTCCACATCTCCGCGAGCTGAAAGACAAATACCGGCTCTACTTTTTATTCACTATAACCGGACTTTCGGGCATATTAGAGGACAACGTCATTTCGGTTGAAAAAGCGATAAAACAGTTCATCGAAATCTCCCGCATATTCTCGCCCGGTCACGTACAGTGGAGGTTTGACCCCATTGTAATTACCAGTGCCACCGGGCCGGAGTTTTATCTAAAGAATTTCACATACCTGGCCCGTAGGCTTCAAGGCCACACCAGGCGGTGCTATATAAGTTTTGCCACTTTGTACGGCAAGGTAAAAAGGAGCTTTGACCAGCTTTCTAAGGAAAAGGGCATTGGGCTTATTCTCTGGGACGAGCAAGAAAGAAGGGAATTTGCAAATCAATTGGGCAGAATTGCAAGTGAATATGGCATTACGGTATATAGCTGCTGCAGTGACTATCTTGTAGGGGAGTTTGTGAGGAAAGGAAGCTGTGTGGATGTAGATGCAATAAACGAGCTTTACTCCTGCGATATAAAGGTGCCTATAAATCCCACGAGGCCGGGATGCGGCTGCTACAAGAGCGTGGATATAGGTGTTTACAACACCTGTCCTCACGGCTGCCGGTACTGCTATGCCAACAGTAATATTATAAAGGCTAAAGAAAACTACCTCTCCCATGATCCTTTTTCTGACTTTTTAATTGCTCGAGAATAAGAAAGATAATTTTGACAAGAAATACTAAACCTGGTATGATGGATTCGAGGTGGAAGAATGGATAGAACGGTTAAAGAAATGTCTTCGGAGGAACTCGAGAAGTACAAAAAAGGCTTAAGGGAAAAACTTTTTAAAGAAAAAGAAGCCCTTGAGGAAAGGTATAAAAGGGCTTGGGAGGTTGCAGAAAAAGCTGCTGTCTATTTTCGTTAAAAGAGAAAATTATTCGGGAAGAAAAAGAATTATGAATAGCAGGTATTTAACCTTATCAGGGCGAATAAAACAAGAAATTTCTGAGATCAAAATGTGTATCGAAAGAGCAAAAAAAGCATGGATCCGGGCTAAGGAATCCTCGGATCCCCTCTACTTGGACAGTGTGGCTTTGAACCTACATGATTTCTACAGCGGTCTTGAAAGAGTTTTCGAGCTTATAGCGGAGAATGTCAATGAAACTAAATCTACAGGAGGCAATTGGCATCAAGAACTGTTAAGGCAGATGGCTACTGAAATCCCCAAAATTCGACCTTTTTAACGCCACCGAAAACGAATTACTGGACTTTTGTAATTTCCTAGAAGAAATTTGAAAATATTTGCTTTTGTGAGAGGAGAAAAATTAATGGCAAGGGTTTTTGTTACCGGAGGAGCGGGCTATATAGGAAGCCACGTGGTAAAGCTTCTTGGCGAAAGGGGCCATGAGGTGTTGGTCTACGACAACCTTTCGACCGGCAGCAGAAAGGCCGTGCTTTCGGGCAAGCTGGTGGAAGGCGACATTTTGGACTATAAGACCTTGAAGGATGCTATGGAAAATTTCAGGCCCGATATGGTGATGCACTTTGCGGCGAAGATTATAGTGCCGGAGTCGGTCAAAAAGCCGCTTTTATATTATGAAAACAACACTTGCGGAGCGATAAACATACTGAAAGCCATGAGGCAGTGCGGAGTAAAAAAATTTATCTTTTCCTCAACGGCTGCGGTCTACGGCGAGCCGGACAAGATGCCCATTACGGAAGATTACCCCTTGAACCCTGTAAATCCTTACGGAAGGAGCAAGGCTGCCGTGGAAGCAGTGCTGAGAGACCTTTCGGCGGCTGAGGACTTCAGGTACGTATCGCTCAGGTACTTCAACGTGGCCGGCGCTGACCCCGAAGGGCAAATAGGAGAGACGAAGCCCGATGCCACCCACCTCATAACAGTATGCGTGAGAACTGCCTGCGGAAAACGCGACAAGCTATACATATACGGCAGCGACTACCCAACCCGGGACGGCACCTGTATAAGGGATTACATCCACGTGATGGACCTAGCCCAGGCGCATATTCTCGCCTTGGATTACCTTCTGTCGGGCGGGGAAAGTGACACCTTTAACTGCGGTTACGGCAGGGGCTATTCGGTGAAGGAAGTCGTGGACGAGGCAAAAAAAGTGACGGGTGTGAACTTTCCGGTGGAGTATGCGCCCCGCAGGGCCGGTGACCCGCCGGAGCTGGTGGCCGACTCGAAAAAGATTCGGGGAAGGCTGGACTGGAAGCCCCGGTACGATGACCTGGGATTTATAATAAAGACTGCCTGGGAATGGGAAAGAAAACGGGTATAGTATTCCTGGGGCTCAAGAACTAAAAAGATTAGCCTAGAAGGTGAGAACTTGAAGCTAAACAAGATAAAAGATAACGTCTTTTATATCGACGGTGCGGTAAACATGGGGCTTATCGCGGCTGATGACGGCAGCGCGCTGCTCTTGGACGCCGGCATCGACGACAGCGTTTCCCGAAAGGCAAAAAGGGTTGTAGAAGAAAGCGGATTTGAGCTAAAGGGTATAATAATAACCCACGCCCATGCCGACCACAGCGGCGGAGCACCCTACCTCGTAAAAGCCACGGGAGCGAAGGTGTACTCGAGCGCCTTTGAAAAGACTGCCCTGGAATTTCCTGTATGGGAGCCGCTTTACCTATTTTCCGGAGCCTACCCGCCTGCGCCTTTGAGGAACAAATTCCTTTTTGCGCCTCAGGTCAAAGTGGACGGGGTTTTGGAGCCGGGGTCGCATAATATAGAGGGAATCGAAGTGGAAGTAGTGGACCTTTCCGGGCACACGCTGGGCCAGATTGGAATAAAGGTAGACGGCGTTCTCTTTTGTGCCGATGCTGTGATAGCGCCTGAATACATAGAAAAGCACGGTGTACCGCTGAACGCCCATATTGAAAAGGCCCTGGCGACTTTGGAACTTTTAGAAAAAACCTCTGCTTCTTTTTTCGTCCCCGCCCACGGGGCCCCTGTGGATGACATAAAGCCGGTGGTGGAAGCAAACCGGCAAAGGATAAAAGATACGATCGAGTATATCACTTGTCTTTTAAAAGAGCCCCGTACGGCAGAGGAAGTGCTCAAAGGGGTTTGCGACAGGTTTAAAATAGAGATGACTACGATGACCCAGTATTATCTGATGAACCTTACGGTGATGGCCTACATTGGGTACCTTCTGGATAATGGTTTGATAACAAAATTTTATGAGAACAACCGGCAGTATTTCTGTGAGAAAAGCAAGTGAAATTAAGATAAAGGATGGGATGAGAAGTTGTTTTTGATAAAGGAGTTCAAATTTGACGCAGCCCACAACCTGGTGAGCTATAAGGGCAAGTGCGAAAAACTTCACGGCCACACCTACAGGCTGGTGGTGGTGCTGGAGGGAGTTCCGGACCGGGAAGAAATGATAATGGATTTTTTGGAGCTGAAGGAGATTGTGAATGAAAAGGTATTGAAAAAACTCGACCATTCATACATAAACGACATAGTAAAGCAGCCTTCTGCCGAAAATATTGCTGTTTGGGTGTGGCAGCAACTGGAAGAAGGCGTGAGAAGGGAAAATTGCAGGCTTTACGAGGTGCAGGTCTGGGAGACCGAAACAAGTGGGGTCATCTACAGGGGTGAAAACCTTGAAGGACGTTCAAAGTGAAAGAGACGAAAGGCGGGTTCCTTTAAAAAAGGTAGGAGTTAAAAACATAGAGTGGCCTTTAAAAGTGCTTGATAAAGCGAGGGG is a window encoding:
- a CDS encoding fumarylacetoacetate hydrolase family protein; the protein is MRFCRFSYRGKISWGVLENEKVQPLAGPPYYGIVKEGEPLLLADVELIAPVEPSKIICLGLNYADHAREMGAALPEEPVLFMKPPSSIIGPREAIVVPNVSQRVDYEAELAVVMGKKAYKISSEKALEFVFGYTCANDVTARDLQQKDGQWTRSKSFDTFCPMGPWIETEINPHGLNIKLRQNGVIRQQSNTENLIFKVPEIISYISYIMTLLPGDVILTGTPAGVGPVKSGDFLEVEIEGIGTLENTVK
- a CDS encoding helix-turn-helix domain-containing protein encodes the protein MINSIGKIIESIKGDLSYTELANRIYEKTGYKIHHTTLQKYATGKREPSKKALKILAAYTEKPLSWFLEEAMGTKPDCSAVEGSEFMYEYGDVVKEAKAKNIPPSSLKLFIKAVEEARKRPN
- a CDS encoding PTS sugar transporter subunit IIA, whose product is MVGIVMISHCNVAAELYRVLEFIIGAQQYVEPVGFHPGENKENFKLRVKDAVLKVYREDGVLILVDKFGEIPCNTCIELIGSELKHLNVDFITGLSLPMVLLACKARVYKNLNELVCEVKKSVTGSTIVYSEMVANP
- a CDS encoding DUF1848 domain-containing protein — translated: MKMIISASRRTDIPAFYAQWFMDKVKKGRVVVYNPFNGQKREISLKTENVDAIVFWSKNFGPLIPHLRELKDKYRLYFLFTITGLSGILEDNVISVEKAIKQFIEISRIFSPGHVQWRFDPIVITSATGPEFYLKNFTYLARRLQGHTRRCYISFATLYGKVKRSFDQLSKEKGIGLILWDEQERREFANQLGRIASEYGITVYSCCSDYLVGEFVRKGSCVDVDAINELYSCDIKVPINPTRPGCGCYKSVDIGVYNTCPHGCRYCYANSNIIKAKENYLSHDPFSDFLIARE
- the galE gene encoding UDP-glucose 4-epimerase GalE, giving the protein MARVFVTGGAGYIGSHVVKLLGERGHEVLVYDNLSTGSRKAVLSGKLVEGDILDYKTLKDAMENFRPDMVMHFAAKIIVPESVKKPLLYYENNTCGAINILKAMRQCGVKKFIFSSTAAVYGEPDKMPITEDYPLNPVNPYGRSKAAVEAVLRDLSAAEDFRYVSLRYFNVAGADPEGQIGETKPDATHLITVCVRTACGKRDKLYIYGSDYPTRDGTCIRDYIHVMDLAQAHILALDYLLSGGESDTFNCGYGRGYSVKEVVDEAKKVTGVNFPVEYAPRRAGDPPELVADSKKIRGRLDWKPRYDDLGFIIKTAWEWERKRV
- a CDS encoding MBL fold metallo-hydrolase, which codes for MKLNKIKDNVFYIDGAVNMGLIAADDGSALLLDAGIDDSVSRKAKRVVEESGFELKGIIITHAHADHSGGAPYLVKATGAKVYSSAFEKTALEFPVWEPLYLFSGAYPPAPLRNKFLFAPQVKVDGVLEPGSHNIEGIEVEVVDLSGHTLGQIGIKVDGVLFCADAVIAPEYIEKHGVPLNAHIEKALATLELLEKTSASFFVPAHGAPVDDIKPVVEANRQRIKDTIEYITCLLKEPRTAEEVLKGVCDRFKIEMTTMTQYYLMNLTVMAYIGYLLDNGLITKFYENNRQYFCEKSK
- the queD gene encoding 6-carboxytetrahydropterin synthase QueD, with the protein product MFLIKEFKFDAAHNLVSYKGKCEKLHGHTYRLVVVLEGVPDREEMIMDFLELKEIVNEKVLKKLDHSYINDIVKQPSAENIAVWVWQQLEEGVRRENCRLYEVQVWETETSGVIYRGENLEGRSK